CGACAAAGGTGTCGGCCCCGGCAGCCGCCACGCGGGCGATATTGTCGATTTTCACCCCGCCGTCGATCTCCAGCCGGATATCGTTGCCACTGGCCCCGATACGCTCGCGGGCATGACGCAGTTTTTCCAGCGCTGACGGGATGAACCGCTGGCCGCCAAACCCGGGGTTGACCGACATCACCAGGATCATGTCGAGGTCGTCCATGACGTAATCGAGCCAGTGCAATGATGTCGCCGGGTTGAACACCAGGCCGGCAAGACATCCTTCGCTGCGGATCAGCTGCAGGCTGCGCTGGACATGGGCGCTGGCCTCGGGATGAAACGTGATGTAGCTGGCCCCCGCCGCGGCGAACTCACCAATAAGGCGATCGACCGGATTGACCATCAGGTGCACGTCAATTGGCGCCGTGACTCCGTGCCGACGCAACGCCTCCACCACCAGTGGTCCTATCGTCAGGTTGGGCACGTAATGGTTATCCATTACATCGACGTGTACGAGGTCAGCGCCGGCCTCGAGCACTGCGTCAACCTCTGCCCCGAGCCGGGCAAAATCGGCGGACAGGATCGACGGGGCAATCAGGTAATCAGTCATACGAGCTCCAGGCTCAGGTGAATTTCAGCCGCGACGCGCAGCCATTACGGTCTCATAAGCCATGCGCACTTCGTGTGTTTTTTCGCGCGCGGCCGCCATTGCCTCGTCGCCGAGATCCTGGCTGGCGATCTTGTCCGGATGATGCCGGTTCATCAGCCGCCGGTAGGCCTGCTTGACGACTGCATCATCGGCATTGGTATCGACACCGAGCACGACACAGGCGTTGACCACAGGGTCGTCCATGGACTCGACTGCCGCGCGGGCACGGGCCGCGCCGGAGCGCATACGCGACATAGCCTCGGTCTGCGCAAACTCGATGGCGCTCATGCCGAGCTGGCGGCACACGTGTTTCAGCGCAACCCGCGTGGTACCACTCATGCCGCCGTCCGCCAGCGCCACCCTCATCTGCATATCGACGAATGCCCGGATAATGGCCGGCTTGCCACGCGCCAGCTCTTTCAACCGGCGCAGCTGTCCATCTGGCTTGA
This Gammaproteobacteria bacterium DNA region includes the following protein-coding sequences:
- the rpe gene encoding ribulose-phosphate 3-epimerase, which codes for MTDYLIAPSILSADFARLGAEVDAVLEAGADLVHVDVMDNHYVPNLTIGPLVVEALRRHGVTAPIDVHLMVNPVDRLIGEFAAAGASYITFHPEASAHVQRSLQLIRSEGCLAGLVFNPATSLHWLDYVMDDLDMILVMSVNPGFGGQRFIPSALEKLRHARERIGASGNDIRLEIDGGVKIDNIARVAAAGADTFVAGSAIFGSSDYRATITAMREALASVPA
- the djlA gene encoding co-chaperone DjlA; its protein translation is MAVVMRWVGKAAAGSIGLAFFGPVGGIVGLALGHEFDKGMSEELDRPRLRSGVYPFRETLLEATFSIMGHIAMADGKVSRAEKRIASTVIRELKLENHRHSSAWRAFDSGAQQHFKPDGQLRRLKELARGKPAIIRAFVDMQMRVALADGGMSGTTRVALKHVCRQLGMSAIEFAQTEAMSRMRSGAARARAAVESMDDPVVNACVVLGVDTNADDAVVKQAYRRLMNRHHPDKIASQDLGDEAMAAAREKTHEVRMAYETVMAARRG